Proteins encoded in a region of the Ignavibacteria bacterium genome:
- a CDS encoding aldehyde oxidase yields the protein GGKSEPFALEFCAAFLSMKTGRPVKITYTREEVFYSHRGRHATKMRLKTGVKNDGTITAIQYKAYLDGGAYGSYGIITTYYSGQLLTLPYKVPHYKFESTRVYTNKPPCGPKRGHGAVQPRFAFEVQLDRIAEELRIDSAELRLKNLVEKNSTTINSLRITSCGMQECIEKVLDASDWKNKKGKLPRGRGIGIAASAYISGAGKEINWLGLPHSGAMVKIDRGGGVTVFCGSSDIGQGSNTVLASLVAKTLGIKIDNVKVYEADTDLTPVDLGSYSSRVTFMAGNAVLQAAKKLKEKIFIAVAEKFEVEKTLLVANEGNIFVENNFEKKITFIDAARLAEQKFGTLSEVGSYSPPKLGGTYKGAGAGPSPAYSFTAHVVELEVDEETGHVTIHKVWSAHDCGKALNKTLVEGQIEGSVYMGIGEALFENLSYTRNTKSTLGGLLKTASLLDYKTPTSLDTPDIETIIVESNDPEGPLGAKEAGEGPLLAVIPAIANAIYDAVGVRLHNVPFLPEKVLQAIEEKKRAFNFKAELVEAL from the coding sequence GTGTCAAAAATGACGGCACGATAACTGCGATTCAATACAAAGCGTATCTCGATGGAGGCGCGTATGGAAGTTATGGAATTATTACAACGTATTATTCCGGACAATTGCTCACCTTGCCGTATAAAGTTCCGCATTACAAATTTGAAAGCACGCGCGTTTACACGAACAAACCACCGTGCGGACCAAAACGCGGACACGGTGCAGTTCAGCCGCGATTTGCGTTTGAAGTGCAACTCGATAGAATTGCGGAAGAACTCAGAATTGATTCTGCGGAATTGCGATTGAAAAATCTTGTTGAGAAAAATTCCACGACAATCAATTCGCTTCGTATTACAAGTTGCGGAATGCAAGAATGCATTGAAAAAGTTTTGGACGCATCAGATTGGAAAAATAAAAAAGGAAAACTTCCGCGCGGTCGTGGAATTGGAATTGCCGCAAGCGCATACATCAGCGGTGCGGGAAAAGAAATCAACTGGCTCGGACTTCCGCATAGTGGAGCGATGGTGAAAATTGACAGAGGCGGCGGCGTTACTGTGTTTTGCGGTTCGTCGGATATTGGGCAAGGTTCAAATACAGTGCTTGCATCGCTCGTTGCGAAAACGCTGGGGATAAAAATTGACAACGTGAAAGTGTATGAAGCAGATACGGATTTAACTCCGGTGGATTTGGGAAGTTATTCAAGCCGCGTAACGTTTATGGCGGGAAATGCAGTGTTGCAAGCCGCGAAAAAATTGAAAGAAAAAATTTTCATTGCCGTTGCAGAAAAGTTTGAAGTAGAGAAAACTTTGTTGGTTGCAAACGAAGGAAATATTTTTGTTGAAAATAATTTCGAAAAGAAAATTACTTTCATTGATGCGGCACGATTAGCAGAACAAAAATTCGGAACGCTTTCGGAAGTTGGTTCTTACTCGCCGCCGAAACTTGGAGGAACATACAAAGGCGCGGGAGCGGGACCATCGCCGGCGTATAGTTTTACTGCGCACGTAGTTGAGTTGGAAGTGGATGAAGAAACGGGACACGTTACAATTCACAAAGTATGGTCAGCGCACGATTGCGGAAAAGCGTTGAACAAAACTCTTGTCGAAGGACAAATCGAAGGAAGCGTGTATATGGGAATCGGTGAAGCGCTGTTTGAAAATCTTTCCTACACACGCAACACAAAATCAACACTTGGCGGACTTTTGAAAACTGCATCGCTGCTCGATTATAAAACGCCGACATCGCTCGATACGCCGGATATAGAAACTATCATCGTTGAAAGTAACGACCCGGAAGGACCTCTTGGAGCAAAAGAAGCGGGAGAAGGTCCATTGCTTGCAGTGATTCCCGCAATTGCAAATGCGATTTACGATGCAGTTGGCGTGCGATTGCATAACGTTCCATTTCTTCCTGAAAAAGTTTTGCAAGCAATTGAAGAAAAGAAACGCGCGTTCAATTTCAAAGCAGAGTTAG